Genomic segment of Synechococcus sp. A18-25c:
GATCAGGAGAGTCGATTGTTCCTCGAATGGTGGGACAGCCTGGAAGCCGTACCCACCATCAACAGGCTTCGCTCTTCACTCGAGTCGATCCGTGCCGAAGAGTTGCAGAAGGCGTTGAGTCGCATGGGCCCCGATTTCTCGGCCCGTGAGCGCAAAGTTGTTGAAGCCCTCAGCAAAGGAATCATCAATAAGGTTCTGCACACCCCAGTGACCGCGCTTCGTGCTCCTCAACAACGCAGTGAACGGCAGAATTCACTTTTGGTTGTGGAGCGACTTTTTGATCTCGCACAGGATGAAGATCAAGATCGCTAACGCTCAGCAAGGTCTCTCTGTTGCTTGTCTAAATCTGATTCCCAGCAGTCTTGGTTGATCTGGTCCAAAGGTGTGCTGAGATCAGGAAAAGTCCGGTAGGTTTACCCCCGCAAAGCCGATCTTCGGGGGCGGCATGAAGCGCGTTCTGGCCATCATTCTCGGGGGAGGTGCGGGGACGCGTCTCTACCCACTCACCAAGATGCGGGCCAAGCCAGCTGTGCCGCTGGCAGGCAAATATCGTCTGATTGATATCCCGATCAGCAACTGCATCAATTCGGACATCAACAAGATGTACGTGATGACGCAGTTCAACAGTGCGTCACTCAATCGGCACCTCAGCCAAACCTTCAACCTCAGCAATTCTTTCGGCGGTGGTTTTGTCGAAGTCCTCGCTGCTCAACAGACACCCGACAGTCCCTCTTGGTTTGAGGGCACGGCTGATGCGGTCCGCAAGTACCAGTGGTTGTTCCAGGAATGGGATGTCGATGAATACCTGATCCTTTCCGGTGATCAGCTGTATCGCATGGACTACAGCCTTTTCATTGAGCACCACCGCAGGACCGGCGCAGATCTCACCGTTGCGGCCTTGCCGGTTGACCCCGCTCAAGCCGAGGCTTTCGGGCTGATGCGAACGGATGGAGATGGCAACATCCTTGAATTCCGTGAAAAGCCGAAGGGTGACTCGTTGCGGGAGATGGCCGTTGACACCTCCCGGTTTGGCTTGAGTTCCGAGTCCGCCAAAGAGCGCCCTTATCTGGCGTCGATGGGGATTTATGTCTTCAGTCGCAAGACGCTGTTCGACCTGCTGGATACGAACACCGACCACAAGGATTTCGGCAAAGAAGTTATTCCTGCATCACTGGCACGCGGTGACAAGCTCCAGAGCTATGTCTTCGACGACTACTGGGAGGACATCGGCACGATTGGTGCGTTCTATGAAGCCAACCTTGCTCTGACGCTGCAGCCAAAGCCTCCTTTCAGCTTCTACGACGAGAAGTTCCCCATCTACACCCGTCCCCGTTACCTGCCGCCTAGCAAGTTGGTGGATGCACAGATCACCAACTCGATTGTGGGTGAGGGTTCGATTCTCAAATCTTGCAGTGTTCATCACTGCGTGCTTGGTGTGCGCAGTCGCCTCGAATCCGATGTGGTGCTCCAGGACACGCTGGTGATGGGTGCCGATTTCTTTGAATCCAGCGAAGAACGTGCTGTTCTTAGTGAGCGTGGGGGGATTCCTCTCGGTGTGGGGCAAGGCACCACCGTGAAGCGAGCCATCCTTGACAAAAATGCCCGGATTGGTCGAAACGTCACCATCGTCAACAAGGATCACGTTGAAGAAGCGGATCGAGCAGAGCTCGGTTTCTACATCCGCAACGGAATCGTCGTCGTGGTGAAAAACGCCTCGATTGCCGATGGAACCGTGATCTGATTTCTTGATCTGATTCCTCATTCCTGACACACATTGACCATGTTGCAGCCGACTTCGGTTGCCGTGGTCACACTGTGGGCACTGCAGTGTTCAGCTGACCATGTCCAAGGCCCATTTCGGTTTGATTGGTCTCGGCGTGATGGGGGAAAACCTAGTCCTCAATGCCGAGAGCAATGGCTTCTCCAGTGTTGTCTACAACCGCACCTACGCCAAAACTGAAGAATTTCTAGAGGGACGTGGTGCTGGTAAAAACATCCAGGGCGCAACGGATTTAGCGGACTTCGTTAACAAATTGGAACGGCCCCGCCGCATCTTGATGATGGTCAAGGCCGGCGGCCCAGTGGATGCCGTGATCGAGCAGATCTCTCCCCTGCTCGAGCAGGGTGATTTGCTCATCGATGGTGGTAACTCCGAATATCACGACACCGAACGTCGTGTCGCCGAGCTGGAAAGCAAGAGCTTCGGTTTCATCGGCATGGGTGTTTCCGGCGGCGCTAAGGGAGCGCTGGAGGGCCCGAGCATGATGCCGGGCGGAACAAAAGCCTCTTACGACGCCATCGAGAGCTTGGTGACCAAGATGGCGGCCCAGGTCGACGATGGTCCTTGTGTCACCTACATCGGCCCGGGTGGATCAGGCCATTTTGTGAAGACCGTCCATAACGGCATTGAATACGGCATTGAGCAGATCCTTGCGGAGGGGTACGACCTGATGAAACGGGTCGGTGGCATGACCGGGACGCAGATGGCCGATGTGTTTGCTCACTGGAATAACACTGAGGAACTTGCCTCTTACCTGGTGGAGATCACGGAGGTTTGTCTCCGCACTAAAGACCCCGAAGATGGTGCTGATCTCGTCGAAAAGATTCAAGACAAGGCTGGCCAGAAAGGAACGGGGCTCTGGACTGTGGTGAGCGCGCTTCAGATGGGTGCTTCCGTCCCAACGATTTATGCGTCACTCAATGGTCGGGTGATGAGCTCCATGAAGGATCAACGCGTCAAGGCGGAATCCATCCTTCAGGGCCCTGCCATTCAGCCCTTCGACATGGGCACTCCGGCCGATGGCATGGCTCCCCTGATGGATGCCATGGTTCTGGCCTGCATGGCTAGTTACGCCCAGGGCATGGAACTGCTCCGCATCGCGTCTGCCGAGCATGACTACAACCTGCACATGCCTTCGATCGCGCAGATCTGGAAGGGGGGGTGCATCA
This window contains:
- the gndA gene encoding NADP-dependent phosphogluconate dehydrogenase, producing the protein MSKAHFGLIGLGVMGENLVLNAESNGFSSVVYNRTYAKTEEFLEGRGAGKNIQGATDLADFVNKLERPRRILMMVKAGGPVDAVIEQISPLLEQGDLLIDGGNSEYHDTERRVAELESKSFGFIGMGVSGGAKGALEGPSMMPGGTKASYDAIESLVTKMAAQVDDGPCVTYIGPGGSGHFVKTVHNGIEYGIEQILAEGYDLMKRVGGMTGTQMADVFAHWNNTEELASYLVEITEVCLRTKDPEDGADLVEKIQDKAGQKGTGLWTVVSALQMGASVPTIYASLNGRVMSSMKDQRVKAESILQGPAIQPFDMGTPADGMAPLMDAMVLACMASYAQGMELLRIASAEHDYNLHMPSIAQIWKGGCIIRARLLQRIQDAFNADPQLANLLIDPWFADQVNRRLPGLATIVAGAAAAGVPVPCLSSTLDYINSYRTARLPQNLVQAMRDCFGSHTYERVDKDGSFHTEWLD
- a CDS encoding glucose-1-phosphate adenylyltransferase is translated as MKRVLAIILGGGAGTRLYPLTKMRAKPAVPLAGKYRLIDIPISNCINSDINKMYVMTQFNSASLNRHLSQTFNLSNSFGGGFVEVLAAQQTPDSPSWFEGTADAVRKYQWLFQEWDVDEYLILSGDQLYRMDYSLFIEHHRRTGADLTVAALPVDPAQAEAFGLMRTDGDGNILEFREKPKGDSLREMAVDTSRFGLSSESAKERPYLASMGIYVFSRKTLFDLLDTNTDHKDFGKEVIPASLARGDKLQSYVFDDYWEDIGTIGAFYEANLALTLQPKPPFSFYDEKFPIYTRPRYLPPSKLVDAQITNSIVGEGSILKSCSVHHCVLGVRSRLESDVVLQDTLVMGADFFESSEERAVLSERGGIPLGVGQGTTVKRAILDKNARIGRNVTIVNKDHVEEADRAELGFYIRNGIVVVVKNASIADGTVI